Proteins from a genomic interval of Zingiber officinale cultivar Zhangliang chromosome 2A, Zo_v1.1, whole genome shotgun sequence:
- the LOC122039734 gene encoding probable ascorbate-specific transmembrane electron transporter 2 translates to MVLTSVQPGYLAAAAHITHVAHVFALTIFILILVWVLHFRGGAARLHSDDANLIFNVHPLVMSLGFILIIGEAIMAYKIVPADKMLQKFVHLLLHLIALGLGILGIYAAFKYHNAATLPDMVSLHSWLGMLTICLFGLQWVFGFVNFWFPGASPAMRGLLVPVHKSAGLVVFLMTVCTAETGLVQMDAAPGAESRVINFTGLFMLLFAFAVSVSVALPKVF, encoded by the exons ATGGTCCTGACGTCAGTGCAACCCGGGTACCTGGCGGCCGCAGCCCACATCACCCACGTCGCCCACGTCTTCGCCCTCACCATCTTCATCCTCATCCTCGTCTGGGTCCTCCACTTCCGCGGCGGCGCCGCCCGCCTCCACTCCGACGACGCCAACCTCATTTTCAAC GTGCATCCTCTGGTGATGTCCTTGGGCTTCATTCTCATCATCGGCGAAG CTATAATGGCGTACAAGATAGTGCCGGCGGACAAGATGCTGCAGAAGTTCGTCCACCTTCTCCTCCACCTGATCGCGCTCGGCCTCGGGATTTTGGGGATCTACGCCGCCTTCAAGTACCACAACGCCGCCACCCTCCCCGACATGGTCAGCTTGCACTCCTGGCTTGGCATGCTCACCATCTGCTTGTTCGGGCTGCAG TGGGTGTTCGGGTTTGTGAACTTCTGGTTTCCGGGGGCGTCGCCGGCTATGAGGGGGTTGCTGGTGCCGGTGCACAAGTCGGCGGGGCTGGTGGTGTTTCTGATGACGGTGTGCACGGCGGAGACGGGGCTGGTGCAGATGGACGCGGCGCCGGGTGCGGAGTCGCGGGTCATCAACTTCACCGGACTCTTCATGCTGCTCTTTGCGTTTGCCGTCAGCGTCTCCGTCGCCCTTCCCAAGGTCTTTTGA